From the Hylaeus volcanicus isolate JK05 chromosome 4, UHH_iyHylVolc1.0_haploid, whole genome shotgun sequence genome, one window contains:
- the LOC128875802 gene encoding uncharacterized protein LOC128875802, protein MQNSVSNMSDMNSNEEWSSFCSSCKSVLHSICSIGDLSVLDELIDENNVKTWIEKYQNIIETSDATNKKNEKREINKINNDQSDFHINKKVKCIEPLNKTDKYQFDRSKILSREIINIDSMKIAYDQNIEQEEIYEISNTKVLPHNAKEDTESVNDSFFASNFVSSIESQSTAQNILHHHRNILDIAQSILSLSNYIDDMGKMILQGIRSKQTVQKYQNYVNNDLSDGNQAVKTLKSQDLPIYGYNSLCINKK, encoded by the exons atgcAGAATTCCGTTAGCAATATGTCAGATATGAATAGCAATGAAGAATGGTCGAGCTTTTGTTCTTCTTGCAAATCTGTTTTACATTCTATATGTAGCATCGGAGATTTGTCTGTTTTAGACGAATTAATTGAcgaaaacaatgtaaaaacTTGGATTGAAAAGTATCAGAATATTATCGAAACTAGCGACGCGACaaacaagaaaaacgaaaaacgagaaataaataaaattaataatgatcAATCAGATTTccatataaataagaaagtaaaatgtatCGAACCTTTGAATAAAACAGACAAGTATCAATTTGATAGATCAAAGATTTTGTCTCGTGAGATTATAAACATAGATTCTATGAAAATAGCATATGATCAAAATATTGAGCAAGAGGAAATATATGAGATATCAAACACAAAAGTTTTACCACACAATGCTAAAGAAGATACTGAATCTGTTAATGATAGTTTCTTTGCATCAAATTTTGTGTCTTCCATAGAATCACAGAGTACCGCACAAAACATTTTACACCACCATAGGAACATACTCGACATTGCTCAATCAATATTAAGTCTTAG CAATTATATTGACGATATGGGTAAAATGATACTCCAAGGAATTCGTTCAAAACAGACTGTTCAGAAGTAccaaaattatgttaataatGATCTCTCAGATGGAAATCAGGCTGTAAAGACTTTGAAAAGTCAAGATCTTCCTATATATGGTTACAATTCATTGtgtattaataagaaataa
- the LOC128875805 gene encoding small integral membrane protein 8 produces MNKKDYEPAPGDGIRSLRSTTLFRAVNYELYIKPNKGIMLFGTIAICGCIGYIMFMRQNHDGAKYYSAVTADGTVVTKKKTSKWSE; encoded by the exons atgaataaaaaagaCTATGAACCAGCACCAGGTGATGGGATACGTTCACTCAGAAGTACAACATTATTTCGTGCGGTTAATTAcgaattatatattaaaccG aataaaggAATAATGCTTTTTGGAACTATAGCAATATGCGGTTGTATAGGATACATAATGTTTATGCGACAAAATCATGATGGTGCGAAGTACTACTCTGCGGTAACAGCGGACGGAACAGTTgttacgaaaaagaaaacatccAAATGGTCCGAgtga
- the LOC128875800 gene encoding phosphoglucomutase has protein sequence MSSAVTSRIIETRVHEGQKPGTSGLRKAVKVFMQEHYTENFIQAILQALGDQLAGSTLVVGGDGRYYGKEAVGKIIRIAAANGVRKLIVGQNGIFSTPAVSTIIRKYKTQGGIVLTASHNPGGPNADFGIKFNCDNGGPAPDNVTNKIYEITMSLKSYKIASDINIDIDKIQSTTVQVDGNQFTVDVIDSVDDYLEHMKNIFDFPTIKKLLQGSANQPPFKVLINGMNGVTGPYIKRIFSSELGIDNSSIVNVNPLEDFGGLHPDPNLTYAKDLVDAIKNGPYDFGAAFDGDGDRNMILGKKSFFVTPSDSLAVLAANLDTIPYFKKTGVKGYARSMPTGAAVDWVAAKKGVKLFEVPTGWKYFGNLMDAGHLSLCGEESFGTGSDHIREKDGIWACLAWLSVIANLGKSVEEILLDHWETYGRNFFTRYDYENCESEEANRMMHHIETEIQKPEFLGSKLTSGAKTYVVKLGDNYSYVDPVDGTKATKQGLRVLFEDGSRIIYRLSGTGSSGATIRLYVDSYENDPQLIKKDAQEVLKPLVNIALELSKLREFTKRDAPTVIT, from the exons ATGTCGAGTGCGGTGACGAGTAGAATAATCGAGACCCGAGTACACGAGGGCCAAAAGCCGGGTACTTCGGGATTACGCAAAGCCGTGAAGGTTTTTATGCAAGAGCACTACACGGAGAATTTCATTCAAGCGATACTCCAGGCCCTTGGCGATCAGTTGGCTGGTAGCACGTTAGTTGTAGGCGGAGATGGAAGGTATTACGGGAAAGAAGCTGTTGGGAAAATAATCAGAATAGCGGCAGCCAATGGT GTAAGAAAATTGATAGTGGGTCAAAATGGTATATTTTCAACTCCAGCAGTGTCCACTATAATAAGAAAGTATAAGACCCAAGGAGGAATTGTCTTGACGGCATCCCATAATCCTGGTGGACCAAATGCTGATTTTggtataaaattcaattgtgACAATGGCGGTCCTGCTCCAGATAACgtcacaaataaaatttatgagaTCACCATGTCATTGAAAAGCTATAAAATTGCATCTGACATAAATATAGACATAGATAAGATACAGAGTACTACTGTTCAAGTTGATGGAAACCAATTTACAGTAGATGTGATAGACTCTGTGGATGATTACTTAGAACATATGAAGAATATCTTTGACTTCCCAACTATCAAGAAGTTACTTCAAGGAAGTGCCAATCAACCTCCTTTCAAAGTACTTATTAATGGAATGAATGGAG TTACTGGACCATATATAAAACGAATATTCAGTAGCGAATTAGGTATTGATAATTCAAGTATCGTTAATGTAAATCCTCTGGAAGATTTTGGAGGACTTCACCCTGATCCCAACTTAACATACGCCAAAGACTTAGTAGATGCTATAAAAAATGGCCCATATGACTTTGGTGCTGCTTTTGATGGAGATGGAGATAGAAACATG ATACtgggaaaaaaaagtttctttgtcACACCTTCAGATTCATTGGCTGTATTAGCTGCTAACTTGGATACGATACCATATTTCAAAAAGACTGGTGTTAAAGGGTATGCTAGATCGATGCCAACAGGTGCCGCTGTAGATTGGGTTGCAGCTAAAAAAGGTGTTAAATTGTTTGAAGTACCCACAGGCTGGAAATATTTTG GTAATTTAATGGATGCTGGGCATCTGTCATTATGCGGAGAAGAAAGTTTTGGGACTGGCTCTGACCATATTCGTGAAAAAGATGGAATATGGGCATGCCTTGCGTGGCTTAGTGTAATTGCAAATCTTGGAAAATCTGtagaagaaatattgttaGATCATTGGGAAACGTATGGAAGGAACTTCTTTACaag GTATGACTACGAAAATTGCGAATCCGAAGAAGCGAACAGAATGATGCACCACATTGAAACAGAAATACAAAAGCCTGAATTTCTGGGTTCTAAATTAACATCTGGTGCTAAAACGTATGTTGTCAAATTAGGTGACAATTATTCGTATGTAGATCCTGTCGATGGAACCAAAGCTACTAAACAG GGATTACGAGTACTATTCGAAGATGGTTCCCGCATAATATACCGTCTGTCTGGTACAGGAAGTTCTGGAGCTACTATCCGTTTGTATGTTGATAGCTACGAGAATGATCCTCAACTTATAAAGAAAGATGCTCAAGAAGTTCTTAAGCCGCTGGTTAATATTGCGCTAGAGTTAAGTAAATTGCGCGAGTTTACTAAACGCGATGCACCAACCGTTATAACGTAA
- the LOC128875804 gene encoding U3 small nucleolar ribonucleoprotein protein IMP3, translating to MVRKLKYHEQKLLKKVDFISWEADNNLKEVKILKRYRIQKREDYAKYNKLAREIRELGNKIKEVDAGHPFRVEQSALLLEKLYMMGLIKTKWDLALTQYVSAVSFCKRRLPVIMVQSKMSQNIKMATQLVEQGHVRVGAEVVKDPAFLVTRNLEDFVTWVDTSAIKKHVLEYNNARDDFDMA from the exons ATGGTACGAAAACTAAAGTACCACGAACAGAAGTTGCTAAAAAAGGTTGATTTCATATCATGGGAAGCAGACAACAATTtgaaagaagtaaaaattttaaaacgataTCGAATACAAAAACGAGAAGATTATGCAAA gTACAACAAGTTAGCACGTGAAATTCGAGAACTaggtaataaaattaaagaagttGACGCAGGACACCCATTTCGAGTAGAACAGAGTGCATTAttgttagaaaaattatacatgatGGGCCTTATAAAGACAAAGTGGGATCTCGCACTGACACAGTATGTAAGCGCTGTTTCATTCTGTAAAAGACGACTCCCAGTTATCATGGTACAGAGTAAGATGAGCCAAAACATTAAAATGGCAACACAATTGGTAGAACAAGGGCATGTCAGAGTTGGCGCAGAAGTTGTAAAAGATCCAGCATTTTTAGTAACTAGAAATTTAGAAGATTTTGTAACTTGGGTAGATACGTCTGCTATTAAGAAACATGTATTGGAATATAATAACGCT AGGGATGACTTTGATATGGCATag